AGTGGATGGCAGAGCATCGGCGACGGTGAGCATCGGCCATTGGGTGAAGGCCGGCGGCGGGGCCGGTGGCGCTTCCGGAGGCGCGGCCCCGGGCGGGGGGCCCTGCCCGGAACCGCGCGCGGACCCCGACGCGGGCACCTGGCGCCGGCCGGAGCTTCCGAAGACACTGGCAACAAGAGCCACAACGAACACGCCTGCGAATACCATCGCTGCCCCCCGTGCGTGACGGATATCTCAGGCCTAGCTCGCATTTCTGAGCGTTTCCTGAGAGCTCCCGCCAAAGGCGGCGAAAGGGCGGCGAACTTACGCGGCGCGAGCGGTGAAGCGGCCCTCGGAACTCTGCACCAGGAGGGGCTGGCCGAACGCGGCTGACAGGTGCTCGGCGGTGATCGTCTGCTCCACCGGACCCTGCGCCACCACGACACCCTCGCGCAGCAGCAGCGCGTGCGTGAAGCCCGGCGGAATCTCCTCGACATGGTGGGTGACCAGCACCAACGCCGGCGCGGCCGGGTCGGACGCGAGCGCGGTGAGCCGCTTGAGCAGGTCTTCGCGGCCGCCCAGGTCGAGCCCGGCCGCCGGCTCGTCGAGCAGCAGCAGTTCCGGGTCGGTCATCAGCGCGCGGGCGATCTGCACTCGCTTGCGCTCGCCTTCCGAGAGCGTCCCGTACGTCCGGTCGACGAGCGCGCCGACACCGAGCTGGTCGATCAGGGTGCGCGCACGGGCCTCGTCGAGCGGGTCGTATTGCTCGCGCCAACGGCCCACCACCGACCAGGCGGCGGTGACCACGACATCGAGCACCCGCTCCTCGCCCGGGATCCGCTCGGCCATCTTGGCGGTCGTGATGCCGATCCGGGTGCGCAGCTCCCAGACGTCGGTGCGGCCCACCTTCTCGCCGAGCACGATGGCACCGCCGGTCGTCGGGTGGAGCTGCCCGGCCGCGATCGACAGCAGGGTGGTCTTCCCGGCACCGTTGGGGCCGAGGATCACCCACCGCTCGTCGGGGTAGACCGTCCAGTCGATGTCACGCAGCAGCGGGTTGCGATTGCGCGTGACGCCGATCCCGTCGAAGGAGAGCACCGCGTCGTCGATCATGTTGGTCGGCACGCGGTCATCAAATCACGCAGGCCACCGGCTGCGGGGTGCGCCCCGCGGCCCGGCGACCCGGCGCACACGTCAACCGCCCAGCAGGGCCTCGGCGGCCAGGGTCAGGTGTGCGACGGACAGGTCGGCGTCGCGGGGCGGCACGAGGACCACCGCGTCGGCTCCCGCGGCCGCCAACCGCTGGACAGCGGATCCGCACTGCGAAGCATCGCCGGTCACCGCGTAGCGGTCGACGATCTCGTCCGGCAGCGCCGCCGCGAGCGCGTCGAGATCGCCCTTCGCGTCGGCGACCAGCCGGGCCAGCGTCTCCGCGTCGGCCGGGTCCGACGGTTGAGCGGGGGAGTTGAACTGCGCGGCCAGCTCGGACCGGGCGCTGCGCGCGGCCTCGTCGAAGTCGAGGTGGGCGTACACCGTGACCCGGTGTGGATCGGTGCGCCCGGCCTCGGCGCGGCCCTCGTCGATCCGCTCGCGGGCCCAGGCGATGTAGGCCGGTGCCGCGCCCTCGGCCAGGATCGTGCCGTCGGCGACCCGGCCGGCCAGCCGCAGCGACTTCTCGTTGCGCACGCCGGCCGAGATCAGCGGCGGCTCGCCGGGCGGGAACGCCAGCGTGACGTCGTCGAGGTTGACGTGGCGGCCGTGCATCGTGACGGTCTCGCCGTGCAGCAGCGCGCGGACGGCGCCGATGGTCTCCTCGAGCACGGCCAGCGGCGACGGGTGGTGCGCGCCGACCTGGCGGACCCACGACGGCACGCCGTGGCCGAAGCCGGGCAGGATCCGGCCGGGGAACAAGCGGCTCAGGTTGGCCAGCTCCATCGCGGCCAGCGCGGGGTTGCGGAACGCCGCCGGCAGGATGCCGATGCCGATCTTCAGCGTCTCGGTGCTCGCGGCCGCGACCGCGGCGGCCGAGATCGCGCCGGTGAAGAAGCAGTCCTCGACCACCCACAGCTCGTCGTAGCCGATCCGCTCGGCGAGCTGGGCGTAGGCGGGGAGGTTCTCCGGCGGGCTGTCGCAGCGGAACATGACACTGAGAGGCGGATTGTCCATGGGGAGCAGCCTGCCAGAGAACGCATACACTCGCCGACTATGAATCGGGCCCGGGTGGTCGTCGTCGGCAGCACCAATATGGACCTGGTCGCGAAAGCGCCGGCGCTGCCGAAGCCGGGTGAGACCGTGCTCGGCGGCGAGTTCGCCACGATCCCCGGCGGCAAGGGCGCCAACCAGGCCATCGCCGCGACCCGCGCGGGCGGGGCGACCCGGTTGCTCGGCGCGATCGGCTCCGACGCGTTCGGGGTGACGCTCAAGGCCCGCATCGACGCGGCCGGTGTCGACACCGGGCTGCTGCGGGTGCGCTACGGCGCGTCCGGCGTCGCGCTGATCACCGTCGACGCCGACGGGGAGAACACCATCGTGGTGACCCCGGGCGCCAACGCCACCTTCACCGACCTCACCGGGCCCGAGCGGGCGGCGCTGGCCGAGGCCGACGTCATGATCGCGCAGCTCGAGATCCCGGTGGAGACGGTCACCGAAGCCGCGGTCGCCGCCCGGGCGGCCGGCACCCGCACCGTGCTCAACGCGGCACCGGCCCGGGCGCTACCGGCCGAGCTGCTCGACGCGGTCGACCTGCTCGTGGTCAACGAGACCGAGGCGGCCGCGATCGGCGGCGAGCGCCGGCCCGAACCGCTGCTCGCCTCGGTGCCGCGGGTCGTGTTGACCCTCGGCCCGGAAGGTGCCTGGTATGCGGACCGCGACGGCACCTCGGTGCGGGTGCCCGGCGTCAGGGTGGAGACCGTCGACTCGACCGCGGCCGGCGACGCGTTCACCGGCGCGCTCGCGGTCGCCTGGGCCGAGGGCCGGGAGATCGTCGAGGCGGTCGGCTGGGCCTGCGCGGCCGGTGCTGCCTGCGCCCGCAAGCTGGGCGCCTCGACCTCCCTGCCGACCCGCGCGGAGATCGACGAGCTCAGTCGAGGTCCTGGCCGCGCTTCGTGAGCATCCGCAGGCCCGGGATGCCCTTGACGGCCAGCCGCAGCTCGCGGGTGACGTTGAGCAGCTCGTGGATGTCGGGACCGACCCGGTCGAGGGTGGCCAGGATCGGCAGGATGTCTTCGTCCATGTGCTTGGTGAACCGGGGCAGCTCGTCGATCAGCCTGATGGCGGCGTCGACCTCTTCGTCGGAGAGCTGCTCGACGAAGTGGCGGGCCATCGGCGCGCCGCGGCGCAGCGTCGGCGCGTAGACACCGATCAGCTCGTCGGCCGTGCCGGCCGTGGCCTCGGCCTTGTCGACCACGCCGTTGGCCTTGACCGCGACCGTCTCGGCCTCGACGACCACCGCGCGGGCATCGGCGACCACCCGGGCCACCAGCTCGACCTGTGCGGTCGCGGCGGCGCTGACCACCCGGGTGCTTTCCAGCACCGCTTCGGCCTCGGCGACCGCGCCGCCGACGAGGTCGATCAGCGCGGCGGCCCGGTCGGTCAGCCCGTCGAGCCGGTCGAGAAACGCTTCGGCCCGGTCGGCGATCCCGTTCACCCGCTTGACCAGCGCCTCGATGTCGTCGAGCAGGCGCAGGGCACGGGCCGGCACGGCGACGGCGGACCGGGTCAGGCCGATCACGTCGGCCGGCGTCGGAATGGGGAGAGCCATGCCGACCATTGTCCCTTGCGGGTGCCAGCGGTGCTGGTCAGGCCAGGTTGGATGACCGCGGGTAGGCGTCGGCCGGGTCGGTGAGCACGTTGACGAGGTAGGGCACGCCGGCCGCGAACGCCCGGTCGAGCGCACTGCTGAGGTCGGCCGCCTTGGTGACCGTCTCGCCCGCGCCGCCCAGTGCCTTGACGACGTCGTCGTAGCGGAGCCCGGGCTGGAGGTCGGCGGCCACGTCATAGCCGTACATCGCCTGCATGGGGTGTTTCTCCAGCCCCCAGATGCCGTTGTTGCCGACCACGATGACCACCGGCAACTGCTGGCGGACCAGCGACTCGACGTCCATCAGGGAGAAGCCGGCGGCCCCGTCGCCCATCAGCACGCAGATCTGCCGGTCGGGATAGGTGACCCGGGCGCCCATGGCGTAACCCATGCCGGTGCCGAGGCAGCCGTAGGGACCCGGGTCGAGCCAGGTGCCGGGGAGGGAGGGCTCCAAATAGCGTCCGGCGTACGAGACGAAGTCGCCGCCGTCGCCGATGGTCACCGCGTCGGGGGCGAGCACCCGGCGCAGCTCGCCGTAGACCCGGGCCGGCTTGATCGGGTCGGTGTCGGCGGCCATCTCCTCGGCGTCGCGCGCCTTGCCGAGGTCTTCGGCCGCGCGCAGGTCGGCGATCCAGCTCTCGTGGTCGGCGCGGACGCCGGTGTGGTCGGCCAGCGCGGACAGGATCAGCCGCAGGTCACCGGCGGGGGAGACGACCGGGTTGACGTGGGTCGCGCGCTGCGACGGCGCGTCGACGATGTGCACGACCTGGGCGGAGCCGAAGTCGCCGAAGCTGAGCCGGAAGTCGAGCGGGGTGCCGATCACCACGATCACGTCGGCGCCGCGCAGCGCGGCCCGGCGCGCCTTGGCGAACGCGAGCGGGTGGGTCGGCGGCAGCGAACCGCGCCCCATCCCGTTGGCGATCACCGGCACCCGCAGGGTCTCGGCGGCCTCGCGCAGGGCGGCGACGGCGTCGCCCGCGTAGACGTCGGAGCCGGCGATGATCACCGGGCGCTCCGCCTCGGCGATCAGCCGGGCGGCGCGGGCGACCTCGTCGGGGTCGGGCTCGATCACCGCGACGTCGGGTGCGCCCGGCGCGTCGGCCTCGCCGTGCGAGAAGACGATCTCCAGCGGCAGGTCGAGGAAGACCGGGCCGCGGTGTGGGGTCAGTGCCGCGCCGAGAGCCGCGCGCACCGCGCCGGGAATCTCGTCGGTGGCGAAGACCGTGGAGGCGTGCTTGGTGACCGGGGCGACCAGCGGCACGTGGTCGAGTTCCTGGAGACTGCCGGAGCCCCAGCGCATGGCCGGTGCCCGGCCGCCGATCACCATCACCGGTGAGGCGTTGAAGTGGGCGCTGGTCAGCCCCGAGATGCCGTTGGTGACGCCCGGCCCGGCGGTGAGCACCGCGAGCCCGGGCCGGCGGCGCAGCTTGGCGACCGCCTCGGCCGCGAACACGGCCGACTGCTCGTGGCGCACGTCGTAGATCGGGAAGCCGGTCTTGTGCGCCGCGTCGTAGAGCGGGAAGACGTGGCCACCGGAGAGGGTGAACATCTCGTCGACGCCGGCCGCGCGTAGTGCCGCGAGGGCGAGTTCGCCGCCGTGACCCTCGATCCGCTCGCTCATCAGAACTCCCGTCCTCGGTCCGCTGCGAGCACCTTACCGGTCAGTAGGGAGCAAATGTGAAAGCGGCTCACCTAAGCCCGTCGAGCCAGCTCCGGATGCCGTCGACGATGTCGGTGTAAGAGTCGCCGGTCGCGTAGTGGAACGCCACGACCGCGGCGACCGCCGGGCTCGCCACCAGCAGAACGAGCATCAACAGCCCGCGCAGGAAGCGGCCGAAGCCGCCTCCCCGGCGACGGGGGGCCGGGCGGGCCGGCTTGGCTTCCCACACCGGCGGGCGCTCGTCGCGGCG
This genomic interval from Asanoa ferruginea contains the following:
- a CDS encoding ABC transporter ATP-binding protein — translated: MIDDAVLSFDGIGVTRNRNPLLRDIDWTVYPDERWVILGPNGAGKTTLLSIAAGQLHPTTGGAIVLGEKVGRTDVWELRTRIGITTAKMAERIPGEERVLDVVVTAAWSVVGRWREQYDPLDEARARTLIDQLGVGALVDRTYGTLSEGERKRVQIARALMTDPELLLLDEPAAGLDLGGREDLLKRLTALASDPAAPALVLVTHHVEEIPPGFTHALLLREGVVVAQGPVEQTITAEHLSAAFGQPLLVQSSEGRFTARAA
- a CDS encoding LLM class flavin-dependent oxidoreductase — translated: MDNPPLSVMFRCDSPPENLPAYAQLAERIGYDELWVVEDCFFTGAISAAAVAAASTETLKIGIGILPAAFRNPALAAMELANLSRLFPGRILPGFGHGVPSWVRQVGAHHPSPLAVLEETIGAVRALLHGETVTMHGRHVNLDDVTLAFPPGEPPLISAGVRNEKSLRLAGRVADGTILAEGAAPAYIAWARERIDEGRAEAGRTDPHRVTVYAHLDFDEAARSARSELAAQFNSPAQPSDPADAETLARLVADAKGDLDALAAALPDEIVDRYAVTGDASQCGSAVQRLAAAGADAVVLVPPRDADLSVAHLTLAAEALLGG
- a CDS encoding ribokinase yields the protein MNRARVVVVGSTNMDLVAKAPALPKPGETVLGGEFATIPGGKGANQAIAATRAGGATRLLGAIGSDAFGVTLKARIDAAGVDTGLLRVRYGASGVALITVDADGENTIVVTPGANATFTDLTGPERAALAEADVMIAQLEIPVETVTEAAVAARAAGTRTVLNAAPARALPAELLDAVDLLVVNETEAAAIGGERRPEPLLASVPRVVLTLGPEGAWYADRDGTSVRVPGVRVETVDSTAAGDAFTGALAVAWAEGREIVEAVGWACAAGAACARKLGASTSLPTRAEIDELSRGPGRAS
- a CDS encoding acetolactate synthase: MSERIEGHGGELALAALRAAGVDEMFTLSGGHVFPLYDAAHKTGFPIYDVRHEQSAVFAAEAVAKLRRRPGLAVLTAGPGVTNGISGLTSAHFNASPVMVIGGRAPAMRWGSGSLQELDHVPLVAPVTKHASTVFATDEIPGAVRAALGAALTPHRGPVFLDLPLEIVFSHGEADAPGAPDVAVIEPDPDEVARAARLIAEAERPVIIAGSDVYAGDAVAALREAAETLRVPVIANGMGRGSLPPTHPLAFAKARRAALRGADVIVVIGTPLDFRLSFGDFGSAQVVHIVDAPSQRATHVNPVVSPAGDLRLILSALADHTGVRADHESWIADLRAAEDLGKARDAEEMAADTDPIKPARVYGELRRVLAPDAVTIGDGGDFVSYAGRYLEPSLPGTWLDPGPYGCLGTGMGYAMGARVTYPDRQICVLMGDGAAGFSLMDVESLVRQQLPVVIVVGNNGIWGLEKHPMQAMYGYDVAADLQPGLRYDDVVKALGGAGETVTKAADLSSALDRAFAAGVPYLVNVLTDPADAYPRSSNLA